The sequence TACCGGCGGCGGTGGGGTGGATGCCGTCTTGTGTATACTCGTTGTGTCCGTTCCAGGTCGGACGAAGGTCCAACCAGTAGCACTTCGGCGCCGTGAGCCCGTCGCACAGTGCCTTCATCTTCGGCCGGAGCGCATCGAGGCAGGTCTTGAGCGACGCGTACTGGTTTCCGATGGGGTCTGGATAGAAGAAATAGAGAACCTTTTCGACGCTGTCCTTCTCCATGGTCTCGAACAGCGACTCCGCCGCCGCGAGGGCTGCGTCGCCGTCCCCTCTCAACAGGCAGTCGTTACCGCCCCCATCCATCAGCACGTACTTGATCATGCCGTTCTCCGCGGCTTTGCGGTACTGGCTGGGAATCTGGTCGTTGGCCAACGTCGTGCCGCTGACCGAGTTGTCGATATAGCGCTCGTTCGCGCCGAGGGAGCCGTTGGCCTTGGCCTGCTTTTCGATCTGCTGCGTGATGCCGTGAGTCGCGGCGATGAACGATTCTCCGATGACCGCGACCTGATTTCCCTTGGTCTGGCCCTTGACGCACTCACCCGGGTCCGAGCCCCCGCTCGTGACGCCCGTCTCTCCGCCGGCGGCCGTGCTGCTGGCCTCCCCGGTGCTCGCGCTGCTGCTGCTGCTGCTGTTGCTGCTGCTGCTGCTGCTCGAGGTGCTCACGGCTGCCGAGCTTGCGGCGCCGCCAGTGCCCGTACCGCCCGAGCCGGCCGTGACCGTGGCCCCCCCGCCGCTGGTGGCCCCGTCAGGGCCGCCTCCGCCGGTCGAGGACGTCTCGCCGTCATTCGCCTCACCACAGGCCCAGATGCCGATGCTCAGGAGACCGAGAACGCTCAATTTCGTAGCGACGTAACGACGTGTCGACTTCATTTTATTTCTCCAGTGTCCGTTTGGCGCCGAGGTTTTAAGCGGCGAAAGGCCCTCGTCGCCTTGTATTGACAACTCATCCGCGCATCGAAGGGGCCGCGTTCGCCCGATGCAGGTGACTGCCACGACTTCGTACCCAAGCCGGCTGACTCGATGTATAGGCATACTCGCCTATGCCTCGATGCGAGACGTCACGTTCATGTTGGTGGACTGAACAATTCGGGCGAGAGTCGAACTCGGTGTCTGCGCCACAGCCCATCCTCCTGGGAGGCCCCCGCGGCGCTCGGTCCGGAGCGCTTCACGCCCGAGCGCTGGGCGTCCCGCCCGCGCTGCGCGTCCATGCCGCCCGGCGGTCGACCGCGGCCGTGGATTGGCGGCCCGTTCGCGGACGTGGACGGCGTCCACACGTTTGACGGCATGGTCGCGCGCAGGTACCGCTCGGAGCGAGGACGGCATGAGCAAGCTCTGCGGCCTGTGGGGCCGCCCGTACATCGACCTGTCGCCGCTGCTCGACACGGCGTGCTTCCCCGAGATCGATCGCGAGATCGTGCGCGGCCTCTGCCGCGTCGAGCCCTCGTACACCGGCGGCAGCCTGAAATGGATGGGCGTGGTCGCGCCCTGGGTGCACGACGACCCGTACGTGGATTACGGGGAGGTCATCGGCGGCTTCTCACGCGACGAGTTCTGCGATTTCATCGCGCTCGGCGACGACCCGTCCGCCTTCGATCCCGACCGGCGGAGCGAGTACACGTTCGGAGACGAGACCGATCATCCCCTCACGCGGGCGCAGGTGCTGTACCTGAAGTACCGCTACGGCGTCTATTTTCCCTGGAAGGTCTGCTATCACCTCCTCGAGAACGACCGCTGGGAAGACAAGCACTCGGGCGCCGGCAAGGACTTCTCGGCGGAGGCAAGAGCGGTGTTCCCCCGGACGGTCGAGTTCATCCGGGGCCTGCCGTTCGTCGAGATCGGGCGGTGCGTGATCTTCGGCCTCGAGGCGAACGATCACGCGCCCGCGCACAGGGACACCGAGCCGGGGAGCGCGATCGGCCCGGCGCAGTCCATCTCGTTCGACCCGCGCGGCGACAAGCGGTTCTATCTCTGCGACAGGGAGGGGGAGGAGCGCACGGTCGTCCGCGCGCCCATCTACTGGTTCAACGACATGGATTACCACGGGGTCGAGCCGGACCCGTTCTTCCGGTACTCGATCCGCGTGGACGGCGTGTTCAAGCCGGAGTTCGTGAAGCGGCTCCAGCGCCTGTACGGACGGTAGGCGCCGGCGAGCGCTCTGCCGGTGAGTCCTCCGCCGGCGAGGCCCCGTTCACCACCAGGTGGATGAACTGCAGCTTCGCCACGGCGGGGCGCGGCAGCACGAACGGGTAGAAGTCGTGCTGGCCCATGCTGCGCGACATCTCGTTGAGCACGGCCGTCAGCTCTACCCAGGCGTTCAAGAAGCCCAGGAAGGTCTCGGCCCCTCGGTCGTCCGGGCGCCACAGCGCGTCTGCGCTCCATGGCTCGACGTCGAGCTCCACCTCGTCGGCGTCGATGCCGAAGCTGAGCGCCGTATCGACGGTGTCGACCATGTGGAGATAGTGGGCCCAGGTCTCGGCCCAGTCTTCCCACGGGTGCATGCTGGCGTAGGCGCTGACGAAGCGCTGCGGCCAGTCGGCCGGCGGCCCCTGCTCGTAGTTGGCCTTCAGCGCGGCGGCGTAGTCCTGCTGCTCGTCGCCGAACAGCTCCCTGAACGGCGCCAGCCACCCGGTGTCGCGCACCAGGCGGTCCCAGTAATAATGGCCGACCTCGTGCCGGAAGTGCCCGAGCAGCGTGCGGTAGGGCTCGCGCATCGCGGCGCGGGTGCGCTCGCGCGTGGCGTCGTCCGCCTCCTCGATGTTCAGCGTGATCACGCCGTCGGCGTGGCCGGTCATCACCCTGGGCCCGTCGGGCGGCGAGGCGAGGAAGTCGAAGCAGAGGCCGCGCTCCGGGTCCTCGCCGATCTTGGACTTCACCGGCAGGTTCAGCGCCAGGAGCTGCGACACGAGCCGCCGCTTGGCCGTCTCGAGCAGGCGCCACTGCGTCTGGTGCTCGGCGACGGAGAGATCTGGAATGGTGCGGTTGAGCCGGCACGCGGCGCAGAGCGCGGGCGCCTCCGCCCCCGCCGGGATCAGCCAGTTGCAGCCCGACGCCAGGTCGAAGTTGCCGCAGCGCCTGTAGAGCTGCGGCGGGTCCGCGGTGTCGTGCCAGATGTGCCAGGCGCCCTCGGTCGGACCGGCCTTGAGCGGCACGACCTGGGCGCGCTCGGGCTCGTAACCGAGCGGCGTCTTGCAGGCCAGGCATTCGCTGTTGCGGAAGAACACCGGCCTTTCGCACTGGCAGCGGTAAGCGCGCGGCGCGGTGGGCTGCTTGGTGCGCTTCCATGCGCTGCGCAGGCGCGCGATCAGACTGTCGAAGCGATTGGTCATCATGGGTCGAGCGGTCTCGATCGTGTCGGCCCCGGCTCGCGATCGCAAGGATCGCAAGCCGTATGCCAGGCGTGCGGCCCGACGCTCGCGCCACGAGCGCAGCTCAGCGCGCTGTCGAGCCGTGCGCGAACGTGCGAACGTCGAGGACGTCGCGGAGTGTCTCAGTGTGGCAAGAATGCCGTGAGCCCGACCCAGGTTGGGCAATACCCCCGCGCGCCCGCGTCTCGCGCTGGTCCACGAGCGGGCTCTTGCCCAGGGGCAGCTCCCTCGCTGCCCCCTGGCGTCATGCCACACGTCTTGGAGGTGCAGGTCCAGGGGCAGCTCCCTCGCTGCCCGTGGCGTCATGCCGGCCGGGGAGGGGGCCGCCGTCGACGACTCCGCCGACGGCATCGGGCCGCCCGTGGTGGACAGGTCACTTGGTGGGCACGAAACGCAGCGATGCGAGGCGCACGAGCTCGCCCTGGCCGCCCTTCACCTTCAAGTAGACCTCGTGCGTGCCCGACGTGGGCATCACGTTGCACGTCGTCGTCTTCCACTTCTCCCAGCCGTCGGTACCGGGGAGGGCGCAGGTGCCGATCATCGAGCCGCCTGCCAGCGGATCGATCCAGACCTCCACGGTGCCGCCGGCCCCGGCGCTCGAGGCCTCCAGCGCGATCGCCTTCGACTTTACACCCCCGCTGCCGAGGTCGACGCTCCCGAACATGGCCCAATCGCCGCTCTCCAGATCACCGAGCACCGGTCCCGCCGACGTGCTCGACACGACCTGGGCGCCGGACTGCTGGTCCGCCTCCGCCGCCGGGATCGGGGTGAATCCGTCACGGTAGGTGAACAGGTCGAAGTAGGCACGGTTGTTGGTCGCGAACA is a genomic window of Sorangium aterium containing:
- a CDS encoding SGNH/GDSL hydrolase family protein, with protein sequence MSTSSSSSSSNSSSSSSASTGEASSTAAGGETGVTSGGSDPGECVKGQTKGNQVAVIGESFIAATHGITQQIEKQAKANGSLGANERYIDNSVSGTTLANDQIPSQYRKAAENGMIKYVLMDGGGNDCLLRGDGDAALAAAESLFETMEKDSVEKVLYFFYPDPIGNQYASLKTCLDALRPKMKALCDGLTAPKCYWLDLRPTWNGHNEYTQDGIHPTAAGSVATGDAVWEAMKTSCVAQ
- a CDS encoding zinc-binding metallopeptidase family protein — its product is MTNRFDSLIARLRSAWKRTKQPTAPRAYRCQCERPVFFRNSECLACKTPLGYEPERAQVVPLKAGPTEGAWHIWHDTADPPQLYRRCGNFDLASGCNWLIPAGAEAPALCAACRLNRTIPDLSVAEHQTQWRLLETAKRRLVSQLLALNLPVKSKIGEDPERGLCFDFLASPPDGPRVMTGHADGVITLNIEEADDATRERTRAAMREPYRTLLGHFRHEVGHYYWDRLVRDTGWLAPFRELFGDEQQDYAAALKANYEQGPPADWPQRFVSAYASMHPWEDWAETWAHYLHMVDTVDTALSFGIDADEVELDVEPWSADALWRPDDRGAETFLGFLNAWVELTAVLNEMSRSMGQHDFYPFVLPRPAVAKLQFIHLVVNGASPAEDSPAERSPAPTVRTGAGAASRTPA